The DNA region ACGAACCCTAAAATCGGTTGAACAATGTCTTTCATCAATTGGCATACACAGAAGCGAAATGGGTCGAATCCTCGACATGCTTCCTTCACTTCTCACGTGCGAACCACACAACGACATTTACCCCCTTCTCGATTTTCTTCTCAACGAGGTTAACATTCCTTACCATGATGTTCAAAAATCAATCTTGCGGTGTCCTAGGTTGTTGGTGAGTTGCATAGAGACTCGATTAAGACCTGCACTTTATTTTTTGAGGGAATTAGGGTTTGTTGGGCCTCACTCTCTCACGTGCCAAACCACATTGCTTTTGGTTTCGAGTGTTGAGGATACCCTTTTGCCTAAAGTTGAGTTTTTGATGGGTTTGGGGTTCACACGTGTGGAGGTTTCGAATATGATTGTTAGGTCTCCTGGGTTGTTGACTCTTAGTGTAAATAACAATTTGATTCCTAAAGTTGATTTTTTCTTGAATGAGATGAATGGTGATGTTGCTGAGTTGAAGAGGTTTCCTCAGTATTTCAGTTTTAGCTTGGAAAAGAGGATTAAGCCGCGGCACGCAGAGCTAGTTCGGCTTGGATTGTCGCTTCCTCTGCAAGAGATGTTGCGGGTTAGTGATGGCGCGTTTGATTCTATGTTGTTTGAATTGCGGTTAAGGGAACCTGAGGGAATATAAGGGTAATTGTAGTTGTTTTTTTGTAGGATGAGTGAAATGTAATAGTCACTGTTTTGTTAGATTATAACAAATGGTATGTGCAAGCTAGTAAGTTGTGTTAGAGAAAGAACTGAATAACCATGAATATGTGATGTTTACTGAATCATGTATAATGGATTCCCTTATGTGATAATGCTTGCTTGACTACGCTGCAAGTTAATTCAGTAAATGTATTGCCTTGCAGTCATAttgaaaattaaattaaatgatgttCAAGTTGGCTTTATGTTCATTTTTCCATGACTGTAACTCAGTACCAGACAACTATGCATACATTAATATTGATTTACAACTTAAAATGGTTTATATTATAACAAACACATTTGGTTGGTTGAATATCATCTTACAGCTTTTTTTGGCAAGATTTTAGAGTGAGAACAATgtataaaaataataatttacAATTTAAAAAAAACAGTTAATAAGAAAAGGTTAAAGATTAATTTGTCTGGATTGACACTCAAGCAGATGAGGTCTGTTAGGATGCAACTTTACCTGCTGTCAGCACACCTGTTCCTAACAGTAGTTCTTGTAGAACAAACCTAATAAGTTTATTTTATTCTCTTAATCTTGCAATTAATGTTTCTatttttaatttggttttggttggATGCAGTCATACAATTTGGAGACCAGCATCCTGATGGTACATATGATTCATTCCCTTTGATGGTTTCACCTTTTTCCCCTGCTTGAATGAATGTTGGTTACTCTTTCTATGCAGATATTCAAAGATGAATTTTGTATATATAGGATACAACTTGTTTATTTTTTGTTCTCTAGTAATGTTGCACTGTTCAAGATTATTTAGGTAACTACTTAACAACTTACGATATTGTTCACTGCTATCTCGCTAACACTGATTTGTTGCTATCTTGTTTCTCTCCTAATAGTACTTGTTTGCTGCTATCACATTAGTAAGGTGTTGGTGCAAATATTTTATATCCACAAAATTACACTTCTTGGCATCTGTGTAGTATTGTGATCATAGTCACTGCTCTAATATTCATTTCTTATATATCTCAGTCCATGAAACGCATCACAGTCCATGAACAAAATGAAGGGTTTCAATTTCAACTATAATCAGAGCTCGCAATTCTCTTCGGTATGTTGTTCGAGTTAGGGTATGCGGTATGAAACTACAAA from Lathyrus oleraceus cultivar Zhongwan6 chromosome 1, CAAS_Psat_ZW6_1.0, whole genome shotgun sequence includes:
- the LOC127131641 gene encoding transcription termination factor MTEF1, chloroplastic isoform X1 translates to MAIIELYPKFFFSQNPIPKPFISPNFNPKNTLSHQILKPIAQFSHQPITTTPNRGIIFREKVLYLLKLKVNPEKAFKLNPTLRTCPLRTLKSVEQCLSSIGIHRSEMGRILDMLPSLLTCEPHNDIYPLLDFLLNEVNIPYHDVQKSILRCPRLLVSCIETRLRPALYFLRELGFVGPHSLTCQTTLLLVSSVEDTLLPKVEFLMGLGFTRVEVSNMIVRSPGLLTLSVNNNLIPKVDFFLNEMNGDVAELKRFPQYFSFSLEKRIKPRHAELVRLGLSLPLQEMLRSYNLETSILMIFKDEFCIYRIQLVYFLFSSNVALFKII
- the LOC127131641 gene encoding transcription termination factor MTEF1, chloroplastic isoform X2, which produces MAIIELYPKFFFSQNPIPKPFISPNFNPKNTLSHQILKPIAQFSHQPITTTPNRGIIFREKVLYLLKLKVNPEKAFKLNPTLRTCPLRTLKSVEQCLSSIGIHRSEMGRILDMLPSLLTCEPHNDIYPLLDFLLNEVNIPYHDVQKSILRCPRLLVSCIETRLRPALYFLRELGFVGPHSLTCQTTLLLVSSVEDTLLPKVEFLMGLGFTRVEVSNMIVRSPGLLTLSVNNNLIPKVDFFLNEMNGDVAELKRFPQYFSFSLEKRIKPRHAELVRLGLSLPLQEMLRSYNLETSILMSMKRITVHEQNEGFQFQL
- the LOC127131641 gene encoding transcription termination factor MTEF1, chloroplastic isoform X5, which gives rise to MAIIELYPKFFFSQNPIPKPFISPNFNPKNTLSHQILKPIAQFSHQPITTTPNRGIIFREKVLYLLKLKVNPEKAFKLNPTLRTCPLRTLKSVEQCLSSIGIHRSEMGRILDMLPSLLTCEPHNDIYPLLDFLLNEVNIPYHDVQKSILRCPRLLVSCIETRLRPALYFLRELGFVGPHSLTCQTTLLLVSSVEDTLLPKVEFLMGLGFTRVEVSNMIVRSPGLLTLSVNNNLIPKVDFFLNEMNGDVAELKRFPQYFSFSLEKRIKPRHAELVRLGLSLPLQEMLRSYNLETSILMVHMIHSL
- the LOC127131641 gene encoding transcription termination factor MTEF1, chloroplastic isoform X3, encoding MAIIELYPKFFFSQNPIPKPFISPNFNPKNTLSHQILKPIAQFSHQPITTTPNRGIIFREKVLYLLKLKVNPEKAFKLNPTLRTCPLRTLKSVEQCLSSIGIHRSEMGRILDMLPSLLTCEPHNDIYPLLDFLLNEVNIPYHDVQKSILRCPRLLVSCIETRLRPALYFLRELGFVGPHSLTCQTTLLLVSSVEDTLLPKVEFLMGLGFTRVEVSNMIVRSPGLLTLSVNNNLIPKVDFFLNEMNGDVAELKRFPQYFSFSLEKRIKPRHAELVRLGLSLPLQEMLRVSDGAFDSMLFELRLREPEGI
- the LOC127131641 gene encoding transcription termination factor MTEF1, chloroplastic isoform X4; the encoded protein is MAIIELYPKFFFSQNPIPKPFISPNFNPKNTLSHQILKPIAQFSHQPITTTPNRGIIFREKVLYLLKLKVNPEKAFKLNPTLRTCPLRTLKSVEQCLSSIGIHRSEMGRILDMLPSLLTCEPHNDIYPLLDFLLNEVNIPYHDVQKSILRCPRLLVSCIETRLRPALYFLRELGFVGPHSLTCQTTLLLVSSVEDTLLPKVEFLMGLGFTRVEVSNMIVRSPGLLTLSVNNNLIPKVDFFLNEMNGDVAELKRFPQYFSFSLEKRIKPRHAELVRLGLSLPLQEMLRSMKRITVHEQNEGFQFQL